In a genomic window of Thermoplasmata archaeon:
- a CDS encoding DNA polymerase domain-containing protein, translated as MGSAAPDGWLLDITESDDGRSVVLWVKERATARVRRTAVEFRPPFLVAGARADLAALERRLAPEASVARIERRVLAPSLYDRRPRTVLALTPARHPLRRALARTVDALGGFERYRLYDVDLGAPQLYHLGHDLYPFAPVVGQGADLRATEPAETIDYPTPPLRVARLEVRLAGTRRGRLPPADARIGAIRLGEVTIEGNEGAILRALVDELARSDPDVLLTGGGDAFDLPWLYRRASAVGLGPEEFGLGRERASFRPSRGARTFESYGRVYHRAAAYPVPGRFHLDRENSFLYDDTEIPGLVDAARLSRLSLSTVVRQSPGTCFTAMEMAHALALGAHVPWKKNRPEMFRRGDHLVNADRGGVIFLPPVGVFDRIDEFDFASLYPSIMVRNNLSAETLECRCCPASPIRAPGLGYRSCVRRVGLIPRTLAPLLARRHAYKAAMKRPGTPPEEVVRLKRRVKMLKWILVTAFGYQGYRNARFGRIECHEAINAYARRLLADLVPAAEAAGYRVVHGIVDSLWLRPLVPDRCPDPEAFARAMSERFDLPLGYEGRYRWIVFLPATTHGLGVPNRYYGLYEHGEFKLRGIGSRRHDTPLLLRRFEGEVLSLFRGARDAAGVRALLPRALARADLFAERVRDGAWPVDELVIAHRLGQAPEAFVTFTDSVAALRQLAEAGAPRGAGETVRYVVLDRTSRSFRARVRIVEALTGDERYDRDAYLELLARSAETLLAPLGVDREDLLARWGVAPPPEREPYRSPEAIEQGALDAS; from the coding sequence GTGGGGAGCGCGGCGCCGGACGGCTGGCTGCTCGACATCACCGAGAGCGACGACGGCCGCTCGGTCGTGCTCTGGGTCAAGGAGCGCGCGACGGCGCGGGTCCGGCGCACCGCGGTCGAGTTCCGCCCGCCGTTCCTCGTCGCCGGCGCCCGGGCCGACCTCGCCGCGCTCGAGCGCCGCCTCGCCCCCGAGGCGTCCGTCGCCCGGATCGAGCGGCGGGTGCTCGCGCCGTCCCTCTACGACCGGCGGCCGCGCACGGTCCTCGCGCTGACCCCGGCGCGCCACCCGCTGCGGCGCGCCCTCGCGCGCACGGTCGACGCGCTCGGAGGGTTCGAGCGCTACCGCCTCTACGACGTCGACCTCGGGGCGCCGCAGCTCTACCACCTCGGGCACGACCTCTACCCGTTCGCCCCGGTCGTCGGCCAGGGCGCGGACCTCCGTGCGACCGAGCCCGCCGAGACGATCGACTACCCGACGCCCCCCTTGCGCGTCGCGCGGTTGGAGGTCCGCCTCGCCGGGACGCGACGGGGCCGCCTGCCGCCGGCCGACGCGCGGATCGGCGCGATCCGGCTCGGGGAGGTGACGATCGAGGGGAACGAGGGGGCCATCCTGCGCGCGCTCGTCGACGAGCTCGCGCGCAGCGACCCCGATGTCCTCCTCACCGGGGGCGGGGACGCCTTCGACCTGCCGTGGCTCTACCGACGGGCGAGCGCCGTCGGCCTCGGGCCCGAGGAGTTCGGTCTCGGCCGGGAGCGCGCGTCGTTCCGCCCGTCCCGCGGGGCGCGCACGTTCGAGTCGTACGGCCGGGTCTACCACCGCGCGGCCGCCTACCCGGTGCCGGGCCGCTTCCACCTCGATCGGGAGAACTCGTTCCTGTACGACGACACCGAGATCCCGGGCCTCGTCGACGCGGCGCGGCTCTCGCGCCTGTCCCTTTCGACGGTCGTCCGCCAGTCGCCGGGGACCTGCTTCACCGCGATGGAGATGGCCCATGCCCTCGCCCTCGGTGCCCACGTCCCGTGGAAGAAGAACCGGCCCGAGATGTTCCGGCGCGGCGACCACCTGGTGAACGCCGATCGCGGCGGGGTGATCTTCCTGCCGCCGGTCGGGGTGTTCGACCGGATCGACGAGTTCGACTTCGCGAGCCTCTACCCGTCGATCATGGTGCGGAACAACCTGTCCGCGGAAACGCTCGAGTGCCGGTGCTGCCCGGCGAGCCCGATCCGCGCCCCCGGGCTCGGCTACCGCTCGTGCGTGCGCCGGGTCGGCCTGATCCCCCGGACGCTCGCGCCGCTGCTCGCGCGCCGTCACGCCTACAAGGCGGCGATGAAGCGGCCCGGGACGCCCCCCGAGGAGGTCGTGCGCCTGAAGCGGCGGGTCAAGATGCTCAAGTGGATCCTCGTCACCGCCTTCGGCTACCAGGGCTATCGCAACGCCCGCTTCGGGCGGATCGAGTGCCACGAGGCGATCAACGCCTACGCGCGGCGCCTGCTCGCCGACCTCGTGCCGGCCGCGGAGGCCGCCGGCTACCGCGTCGTCCACGGGATCGTCGACTCGCTCTGGCTGAGGCCGCTCGTTCCGGACCGGTGCCCGGACCCGGAGGCGTTCGCGCGGGCGATGAGCGAGCGCTTCGACCTGCCGCTCGGCTACGAGGGTCGGTACCGGTGGATCGTCTTCCTGCCCGCGACGACGCACGGGCTGGGCGTGCCGAACCGCTACTACGGGCTCTACGAGCACGGGGAGTTCAAGCTCCGCGGGATCGGCTCGCGCCGGCACGACACCCCGCTGCTCCTGCGCCGCTTCGAGGGGGAGGTGCTGAGCCTCTTCCGCGGGGCCCGGGACGCCGCGGGCGTGCGCGCGCTCCTCCCCCGGGCGCTCGCCCGGGCGGACCTGTTCGCCGAGCGCGTGCGCGACGGCGCCTGGCCGGTCGACGAGCTCGTGATCGCCCACCGGCTCGGCCAGGCACCGGAGGCGTTCGTGACGTTCACCGACAGCGTCGCGGCGCTCCGCCAGCTCGCCGAGGCCGGGGCACCGCGCGGGGCCGGCGAGACCGTGCGCTACGTCGTCCTCGACCGGACGAGCCGTTCGTTCCGCGCGCGCGTGCGGATCGTCGAGGCGCTCACCGGCGACGAGCGCTACGACCGGGACGCCTACCTCGAGCTCCTCGCGCGGTCGGCGGAGACGCTCCTCGCGCCGCTCGGCGTCGATCGGGAGGATCTCCTCGCGCGCTGGGGGGTCGCCCCGCCGCCCGAGCGCGAGCCGTACCGGTCCCCCGAGGCGATCGAGCAGGGCGCCCTCGACGCCTCGTGA
- a CDS encoding V-type ATP synthase subunit D, which yields MAVENVRPTRLELLRTRRRIVVAKRGLNLLKLKRTALIAEFFRISKEAMRLRGDLRSRIAQGYEAIRLAETTEGPTRLENISMLLPDVPAVAVGTKNVMGVRTPRVDGGNYQPLPTISLLDLPTSIGEAVRRFQEIYDVVLEIAEKENALRRLLREIEKTKRRASAIENVLIPRLDGIVRYIKFRFDEMERDSFSMLKTVKRKLEQEGEGVAAA from the coding sequence GTGGCGGTCGAGAACGTACGGCCGACACGGCTCGAACTGCTGCGTACCCGGCGGCGGATCGTCGTCGCGAAGCGCGGGCTCAACCTGCTCAAGCTCAAGCGGACGGCGCTGATCGCCGAGTTCTTCCGCATCTCGAAGGAGGCGATGCGCCTGCGGGGGGACCTCCGCTCGCGGATCGCCCAGGGCTACGAGGCGATCCGCCTCGCCGAGACGACCGAGGGGCCGACCCGCCTCGAGAACATCTCGATGTTGCTGCCCGACGTGCCGGCGGTCGCGGTCGGGACGAAGAACGTGATGGGGGTGCGGACCCCGCGGGTCGACGGCGGGAACTATCAGCCGCTCCCGACGATCTCGCTGCTCGACCTGCCGACCTCGATCGGCGAGGCGGTCCGTCGGTTCCAGGAGATCTACGACGTCGTCCTGGAGATCGCGGAGAAGGAGAACGCCCTGCGCCGGCTCCTGCGCGAGATCGAGAAAACGAAGCGCCGCGCGAGCGCGATCGAGAACGTGCTGATCCCCCGGCTCGACGGGATCGTGCGGTACATCAAGTTCCGCTTCGACGAGATGGAGCGCGACTCGTTCAGCATGCTGAAGACGGTCAAGCGCAAACTGGAGCAGGAGGGCGAGGGTGTCGCTGCCGCTTAG
- a CDS encoding 4Fe-4S dicluster domain-containing protein encodes MVQVDIDIAKCTGCSHCKDVCPVNVFELRPRDQVPDVVDDPTVAAKFQFRGEKSLAVLGPECIVCEACLFECEGECILITDEEGHVHHSTYK; translated from the coding sequence ATGGTCCAGGTCGACATCGACATCGCGAAGTGCACCGGCTGCTCGCACTGCAAGGACGTCTGTCCCGTCAACGTCTTCGAACTCCGTCCCCGGGACCAGGTGCCCGACGTGGTGGACGATCCGACGGTCGCAGCAAAGTTCCAGTTCCGCGGCGAGAAGTCGCTCGCGGTCCTCGGCCCGGAGTGCATCGTCTGCGAAGCGTGCCTCTTCGAGTGCGAGGGTGAGTGCATCCTGATCACCGACGAAGAGGGCCACGTCCACCACTCGACCTACAAGTGA
- a CDS encoding V-type ATP synthase subunit A, with amino-acid sequence MGVVGRVTGPVVLADGLEGAKMFDVVRVGSMGLVGEIIRLVGGTATVQVYEDTTGIRPGDPVENTGQALSVELGPGLLKSIYDGVQRPLDVIQKSLGDFITRGFVAPPLDEKATWAFTAGAQPGDAVAAGSILGTVQETPLILHKILVPPGVEGTISKLASGTYTIREPIGALTTASGARPLYLSHRWVVRIPRPVQQKLAPGIPLVTGQRVVDSFFPVAKGGTACVPGPFGSGKTVIQQQLAKWADSDIVVYVGCGERGNEMTEMLTLFPTLVDPKSKRPLMERTVMIANTSNMPVAAREASVYTGITIAEYYRDMGYDVALMADSTSRWAEAMREISGRLEEMPGEEGYPAYLGRRIAEFYERAGRVITLSPDQRPGSVTVVGAVSPAGGDTSEPVSQNTLRVARVFWALDASLASRRHFPSINWLQSYSLYVNDLAAWFAANLAKEFVPLRQRALEVLQKEAELQEIVQLVGVDALPEREKAILDLARMLREDYLQQSAYDDVDTYSSIQKQYRMLRAILSFGEREQEAIGKGATVAQMQKLPVRTKLSRMKWIPEAELAQQFDQLELEMGEAVGQLAAAGGS; translated from the coding sequence ATGGGGGTCGTCGGACGCGTCACGGGTCCGGTCGTCCTCGCCGACGGCCTCGAGGGCGCCAAGATGTTCGACGTCGTGCGTGTCGGATCGATGGGCCTGGTCGGCGAGATCATCCGGCTGGTCGGAGGCACCGCCACGGTCCAGGTGTACGAGGACACGACCGGCATCCGCCCGGGCGATCCGGTCGAGAACACGGGCCAGGCGCTCTCGGTCGAGCTCGGGCCGGGTCTGCTCAAGTCGATCTACGACGGCGTCCAACGTCCGCTCGATGTGATCCAGAAGAGCCTCGGGGACTTCATCACCCGCGGATTCGTCGCGCCGCCGCTCGACGAGAAGGCGACGTGGGCGTTCACGGCGGGCGCCCAGCCCGGGGACGCCGTCGCCGCGGGCAGCATCCTCGGCACCGTCCAGGAGACACCCCTCATCCTGCACAAGATCCTCGTCCCGCCCGGCGTCGAGGGGACGATCAGCAAGCTCGCGAGCGGCACCTACACGATCCGCGAACCGATCGGCGCGCTCACGACCGCGTCCGGTGCCCGACCCCTCTACCTGAGCCACCGCTGGGTCGTCCGGATCCCGCGCCCCGTCCAGCAGAAGCTCGCACCGGGCATTCCGCTCGTGACCGGCCAGCGCGTGGTCGATTCGTTCTTCCCGGTGGCGAAGGGAGGGACGGCGTGCGTGCCGGGACCGTTCGGGAGCGGGAAGACGGTCATCCAGCAGCAGCTCGCGAAGTGGGCGGACTCGGACATCGTCGTCTACGTCGGCTGCGGCGAACGGGGCAACGAGATGACCGAGATGCTCACGCTGTTCCCGACGCTCGTCGACCCGAAGAGCAAGCGCCCGCTGATGGAGCGGACGGTGATGATCGCCAACACCTCGAACATGCCGGTCGCCGCCCGGGAGGCGAGCGTGTACACGGGGATCACGATCGCGGAGTACTACCGCGACATGGGCTACGACGTCGCGCTGATGGCCGACTCGACGAGCCGGTGGGCGGAGGCGATGCGCGAGATCTCCGGCCGCCTCGAGGAGATGCCGGGAGAGGAGGGGTATCCGGCGTACCTCGGCCGGCGGATCGCCGAGTTCTACGAGCGGGCGGGGCGGGTCATCACGCTCTCCCCCGACCAGCGCCCGGGCTCGGTCACGGTCGTCGGGGCCGTCTCCCCGGCCGGCGGGGACACCTCTGAGCCGGTGAGCCAGAACACGCTCCGGGTCGCGCGGGTCTTCTGGGCGCTCGACGCGTCGCTCGCCTCGCGCCGGCACTTCCCCTCGATCAACTGGCTGCAGAGCTACTCGCTCTACGTCAACGACCTCGCCGCGTGGTTCGCCGCGAACCTCGCGAAGGAGTTCGTGCCGCTCCGGCAGAGGGCGCTCGAGGTCCTCCAGAAGGAGGCGGAGCTCCAGGAGATCGTCCAGCTCGTCGGCGTGGACGCGCTGCCCGAACGGGAGAAGGCGATCCTCGACCTCGCGCGCATGCTGCGCGAGGACTACCTCCAGCAGAGCGCCTACGACGACGTCGACACCTATTCGTCGATCCAGAAGCAGTACCGGATGCTCCGCGCGATCCTCTCCTTCGGCGAGCGGGAGCAGGAGGCGATCGGCAAGGGCGCGACCGTGGCGCAGATGCAGAAGCTCCCGGTCCGCACGAAGCTCTCCCGGATGAAGTGGATCCCCGAGGCGGAGCTCGCCCAGCAGTTCGACCAGCTCGAGCTAGAAATGGGCGAGGCCGTGGGCCAGCTCGCCGCGGCGGGAGGCTCGTAG
- a CDS encoding DUF72 domain-containing protein, which produces MGEIRLGTSGWDYPEWVGRVYPPHGASDRLRYYAGLFPIVEVNSTFYRLPLVSVAGSWVRRTPAGFRFAAKFPQTITHDLRLVGTDEELARFLAVLRPIREAGKFAVALLQLPPSLPFEPGTVRTFYQSLPRDLPVAVEFRERSWLVPESYRLLEEFGLAYVVIDGPHLPIDLRVTAPFAYVRWHGHGSPTWYDYTYSEAEVAAWVPRVRTLAERAEVVYGFFNNHFRGDAAVNARSLGELLGLPPPPGSSRLDP; this is translated from the coding sequence GTGGGGGAGATCCGACTCGGGACGAGCGGCTGGGACTATCCGGAGTGGGTCGGGCGCGTCTACCCGCCGCACGGCGCGTCGGACCGGCTGCGCTACTACGCGGGCCTGTTTCCGATCGTCGAGGTCAACTCGACGTTCTACCGCCTGCCGCTCGTCTCCGTCGCGGGGTCGTGGGTCCGTCGCACGCCCGCCGGCTTCCGCTTCGCGGCGAAGTTCCCGCAGACGATCACCCACGACCTGCGCCTGGTCGGCACCGACGAGGAGCTCGCCCGCTTCCTCGCGGTCCTCCGGCCGATCCGGGAGGCCGGCAAGTTCGCGGTCGCGCTCCTCCAGCTTCCGCCCTCGCTCCCGTTCGAGCCGGGCACCGTGCGCACGTTCTACCAGTCGCTGCCCCGCGATCTGCCGGTCGCGGTCGAGTTCCGGGAGCGCTCGTGGCTGGTGCCCGAGTCGTACCGGCTCCTCGAGGAGTTCGGGCTCGCCTACGTCGTGATCGACGGGCCGCACCTGCCCATCGACCTGCGGGTGACCGCGCCGTTCGCCTACGTGCGCTGGCACGGCCACGGCAGCCCGACGTGGTACGACTACACCTACTCGGAGGCCGAGGTCGCCGCCTGGGTCCCGCGGGTGCGCACGCTCGCCGAACGGGCGGAGGTCGTCTACGGGTTCTTCAACAACCACTTCCGCGGCGACGCGGCGGTGAACGCCCGCTCGCTCGGCGAGCTGCTGGGGCTCCCCCCACCTCCGGGGAGCTCGCGACTCGACCCGTAG
- a CDS encoding GNAT family N-acetyltransferase, with amino-acid sequence MIRDFRASDASDLLRLLQANFPEEEALSGTRPEGFLATVRRIYRWDARFVLGLLALFGRRIFRFLVIEEDGHLVATTLLTLPARAGFVSMVVVDPAYRRRGLARTLVERARAFSARAGRPYVALDVLEANTPARTLYEALGYRPLRELRRMAWEPDRGVPTARSPHVRPFRRADAAPLAEILRRSAPPAVEEVLPVSARSIGGWGVARALLSEEAGWVVDRGRGPEAYLSVVRSEATTAMHCSAPIVAESTDPNDVAALVGMGLSWCTARGAPRVLAEVAVANARGRAALEGGGFRDALALWTLYRPSG; translated from the coding sequence ATGATCCGGGACTTCCGGGCCTCCGACGCGTCCGACCTGTTGCGCCTGTTGCAGGCGAACTTCCCGGAGGAGGAGGCGCTCAGCGGCACCCGGCCCGAGGGGTTCCTCGCGACCGTGCGGCGGATCTACCGCTGGGACGCCCGGTTCGTGCTCGGCCTCCTCGCGCTGTTCGGCCGCCGGATCTTCCGGTTCCTCGTGATCGAGGAGGACGGTCACCTCGTCGCGACCACGCTGCTCACGCTGCCTGCGCGGGCGGGATTCGTGAGCATGGTCGTTGTCGATCCGGCCTACCGGCGCCGGGGCCTCGCCCGCACGCTCGTCGAGCGGGCGCGGGCGTTCAGCGCGCGGGCGGGTCGCCCGTACGTCGCCCTCGACGTGCTCGAGGCGAACACGCCGGCCCGGACGCTCTACGAAGCGCTCGGCTACCGACCGCTGCGCGAGCTGCGGCGGATGGCCTGGGAGCCGGACCGCGGCGTGCCGACCGCCCGCTCCCCGCACGTGCGGCCGTTCCGGCGGGCCGACGCGGCCCCGCTCGCGGAGATCCTGCGGCGGAGCGCGCCGCCGGCGGTCGAAGAGGTCCTGCCGGTCTCGGCCCGGTCGATCGGCGGCTGGGGCGTCGCGCGCGCTCTCCTGAGCGAGGAGGCGGGCTGGGTCGTGGACCGCGGTCGGGGCCCGGAGGCGTACCTGTCGGTCGTCCGCTCGGAGGCGACGACGGCGATGCACTGCTCCGCCCCCATCGTCGCGGAGTCGACGGACCCGAACGACGTCGCGGCGCTCGTGGGGATGGGCCTTTCCTGGTGCACCGCCCGCGGCGCCCCCCGGGTCCTCGCCGAGGTCGCGGTCGCGAACGCGCGCGGTCGCGCGGCCCTCGAGGGAGGTGGCTTCCGCGACGCGCTCGCGCTCTGGACGCTCTACCGGCCGAGCGGGTAG
- a CDS encoding cupredoxin domain-containing protein, with protein sequence MSPRPRGRGGPAFAAGLGVALLLAFALGGPLAVAAPAAGTSTATDAAVFVNVSATSSLSFSPDAFTVPPGAFVHLIVTQLADFAHTFTLSPVANRTIPSGDSASELNAYFTAHPPIVNLTLGSTVGEPYFANFSAPAPGTYEFVCLIHFSSGMIGTMTVGSSPSPSGSMPLSLALEVGIAIGVLVVIAVVVLVLSRRPRPPTPSSPPAGPGTPSAAPSGGPPPGNG encoded by the coding sequence ATGAGCCCCCGACCCCGCGGACGAGGCGGGCCGGCGTTCGCGGCGGGCCTCGGCGTCGCTCTCCTCCTCGCCTTCGCGCTCGGGGGCCCGCTCGCCGTCGCCGCCCCCGCGGCGGGGACCTCGACGGCGACCGACGCGGCGGTGTTCGTGAACGTCAGCGCGACCTCCAGCCTCTCGTTCTCCCCGGACGCCTTCACCGTTCCCCCGGGCGCCTTCGTGCACCTCATCGTGACCCAGCTCGCGGACTTCGCGCACACCTTCACGCTCTCGCCCGTCGCGAACCGGACGATCCCGTCCGGCGACTCCGCGAGCGAGCTCAACGCCTACTTCACCGCCCACCCGCCGATCGTGAACCTGACGCTCGGCTCGACCGTCGGCGAGCCGTACTTCGCGAACTTCAGCGCGCCCGCGCCGGGGACCTACGAGTTCGTCTGCCTGATCCATTTCTCCAGTGGGATGATCGGAACGATGACCGTCGGATCGAGCCCGTCGCCGTCCGGCTCGATGCCGCTCTCGCTCGCGCTCGAGGTCGGGATCGCGATCGGGGTCCTCGTCGTGATCGCGGTCGTGGTCCTGGTACTCTCGCGCCGGCCGCGCCCTCCGACCCCGTCGAGCCCGCCCGCCGGACCCGGCACCCCCTCCGCCGCACCGAGTGGGGGTCCGCCGCCGGGGAACGGCTAA
- a CDS encoding V-type ATP synthase subunit B, with protein MAVKGAAPPSSAADVPVDYRTVDRVTGPLLFVRDVSNAAYGEIVEISLPSGERRQGQVLDSRKGLAIVQVFGPTMGMNIEATSVKFLGEVATLPVSDELLGRVFNGLGEPRDGGPKIVSQTELEIVGNAMNPYSREEPSEFIQTGISTIDVNNTLVRGQKLPLFSGAGLPHNQVAAQIVRQAKLRNSSEGFAVVFAAMGITSEEANYFLKEFETTGALERTVAFLNLSSDPSMERVVTPRMALTAAEYLAYEEDLHVLVVLTDMTSYCEALREVSAAREEVPGRRGYPGYLYTDLATIYERDGKIHGRKGSITQLPILTMPADDVTHPIPDLTGYITEGQMYLSRDLQRKGIYPPIDILPSLSRLMGQGIGKDRTRDDHRGVSDQLFAAYATGKDQRALSAIVGEEALSAVDRLYLKVADRFEREFVTQRPDEDRTIDESLKIAWDILSDFPDSELKRIRPEFLQQYRAHPPVAGV; from the coding sequence ATGGCGGTCAAGGGCGCGGCGCCCCCGTCCTCCGCGGCCGACGTGCCGGTCGACTACCGAACGGTCGACCGCGTGACGGGACCGCTGCTCTTCGTGCGCGACGTCTCGAACGCGGCGTACGGCGAGATCGTCGAGATCAGCCTCCCGAGCGGTGAGCGCCGGCAGGGCCAGGTGCTCGACTCGCGCAAGGGCCTCGCGATCGTGCAGGTGTTCGGCCCGACGATGGGGATGAACATCGAGGCGACGAGCGTGAAGTTCCTCGGCGAGGTCGCGACCCTCCCCGTCTCGGACGAGCTGCTCGGCCGCGTCTTCAACGGGCTCGGCGAACCCCGCGACGGCGGGCCGAAGATCGTCAGCCAGACGGAGCTCGAGATCGTCGGGAACGCGATGAACCCGTACTCGCGCGAGGAGCCGAGCGAGTTCATCCAGACCGGCATCTCGACGATCGACGTCAACAACACGCTCGTCCGCGGCCAGAAGCTTCCGCTGTTCTCGGGCGCCGGCCTGCCCCACAACCAGGTGGCGGCCCAGATCGTCCGTCAGGCGAAGCTCCGGAACTCCAGCGAGGGGTTCGCCGTCGTCTTCGCGGCGATGGGGATCACTAGCGAGGAGGCGAACTACTTCCTCAAGGAGTTCGAGACCACCGGCGCGCTCGAGCGGACGGTCGCGTTCCTCAACCTCTCGAGCGATCCGTCGATGGAGCGGGTCGTCACCCCGCGGATGGCGCTCACCGCCGCGGAGTACCTCGCCTACGAGGAGGACCTCCACGTGCTCGTCGTCCTCACCGACATGACGAGCTACTGCGAGGCGCTCCGCGAGGTCTCGGCCGCCCGGGAGGAGGTGCCGGGCCGCCGGGGGTACCCGGGCTACCTCTACACCGACCTCGCGACGATCTACGAGCGGGACGGCAAGATCCACGGCCGCAAGGGCTCGATCACCCAGCTCCCGATCCTGACGATGCCGGCCGACGACGTCACGCACCCGATCCCGGACCTCACCGGCTACATCACCGAGGGCCAGATGTACCTCAGCCGGGACCTCCAGCGCAAGGGGATCTACCCCCCGATCGACATCCTGCCCAGCCTATCGCGGCTGATGGGCCAGGGGATCGGCAAGGACCGGACGCGCGACGATCACCGCGGCGTCTCTGACCAGCTGTTCGCGGCCTACGCCACCGGCAAGGACCAGCGCGCGCTGTCCGCGATCGTCGGCGAGGAGGCGCTCAGCGCGGTCGACCGGCTCTACCTCAAGGTCGCCGACCGCTTCGAGCGCGAGTTCGTCACGCAGCGGCCGGACGAGGACCGGACGATCGACGAGAGCCTGAAGATCGCCTGGGACATCCTGTCGGACTTCCCGGACTCCGAGCTCAAGCGGATCCGCCCGGAGTTCCTCCAGCAGTACCGCGCGCACCCCCCGGTCGCCGGCGTGTAG
- a CDS encoding HEAT repeat domain-containing protein, which produces MAATRRARAPRPTGRGRRRPGTRAAPSPARRAAAIRASVARGRLDDLTPLLAALSDPTAGVRQTAAIALGILKDPRARSTVSTALSDPDPAVRACAAEALGAIGRAESREVLEQALDDPVAHVRARAAGALRALADARSAGALAARVGDPSVEVRQTIAIALGGLEGPEAEAGLRGLLADPADRVRREAVLGLGRRRGEEVARSIRPFLSDPARRVRAAAAVVLGRHRDRDSVPALLTRLAQPETWEKPAVLVALGRIGDPSAGAALVAAADHPAPWVRVCAVHALGELGGEAAGRVARAHARDPAWSVRGACALALGAVGGPDDLALLLELLRDENPWPRRGAIYAIGRLGLQEAAPRIRDELADPAAEVTLAAIWALGRLGDDGAREALVRRLVQWRAAAGPGRPAAADSAGGLVSDAESRLFDAAVQALGRIAIGADDLYVARALRDARGALSEEDLDRVARLPLPELGVDAAPPTLRALFDAALPGSIADDESP; this is translated from the coding sequence ATGGCCGCGACGCGACGAGCCCGCGCCCCCCGACCGACCGGGCGCGGGCGCCGACGGCCCGGGACACGGGCGGCCCCGAGCCCCGCGCGCCGGGCCGCGGCGATCCGCGCGAGCGTCGCCCGCGGACGGCTCGACGACCTCACGCCGCTCCTCGCCGCCCTCAGCGATCCGACCGCGGGCGTCCGCCAGACGGCGGCGATCGCCCTCGGGATCCTGAAGGACCCGCGGGCGCGCAGCACGGTGTCGACCGCGCTCAGCGACCCGGATCCCGCCGTGCGCGCGTGCGCTGCCGAGGCGCTCGGGGCGATCGGCCGGGCGGAGAGCCGGGAGGTGCTCGAGCAAGCGCTCGACGACCCCGTCGCGCACGTCCGGGCGCGAGCGGCCGGTGCGCTGAGGGCCCTCGCCGACGCCCGGAGCGCCGGCGCGCTCGCCGCTCGCGTGGGGGACCCCTCGGTCGAGGTCCGCCAGACGATCGCCATTGCGCTCGGGGGCCTCGAGGGGCCCGAGGCCGAGGCTGGCCTGCGCGGGCTGCTCGCCGATCCGGCCGACCGGGTCCGCCGCGAGGCCGTGCTCGGCCTCGGACGACGTCGCGGCGAGGAGGTCGCGCGGTCGATCCGCCCGTTCCTATCCGATCCGGCCCGCCGGGTGCGCGCCGCCGCGGCGGTCGTCCTGGGCCGTCACCGCGACCGCGACAGCGTGCCCGCCCTGCTCACGCGACTCGCGCAGCCCGAGACCTGGGAGAAGCCGGCCGTCCTGGTCGCCCTCGGTCGCATCGGCGATCCGTCGGCCGGGGCGGCGCTCGTCGCGGCCGCGGACCACCCGGCGCCGTGGGTCCGGGTCTGCGCGGTCCACGCGCTGGGTGAGCTCGGAGGCGAGGCCGCGGGCCGGGTCGCACGCGCCCACGCCCGGGATCCGGCCTGGTCGGTGCGCGGGGCGTGTGCGCTCGCCCTCGGAGCGGTCGGGGGGCCGGACGACCTGGCCCTCCTGCTCGAGCTGCTGCGCGACGAGAACCCCTGGCCCCGTCGCGGCGCGATCTACGCGATCGGCCGGCTCGGGCTCCAGGAGGCCGCGCCGCGGATCCGCGACGAGCTCGCCGACCCGGCGGCCGAGGTCACGCTCGCCGCGATCTGGGCGCTGGGCCGGCTCGGCGACGACGGTGCCCGCGAGGCCCTCGTCCGGCGACTGGTCCAGTGGCGCGCGGCCGCCGGCCCGGGACGGCCAGCGGCGGCCGACTCCGCCGGTGGCCTCGTCTCCGACGCCGAGAGCCGTCTGTTCGACGCCGCGGTGCAGGCGCTCGGGCGGATCGCGATCGGCGCGGACGACCTCTACGTCGCGCGGGCCCTGCGCGACGCGCGCGGGGCGCTCAGCGAGGAGGACCTCGACCGGGTCGCCCGCCTGCCGCTCCCCGAGCTCGGGGTCGACGCGGCGCCTCCGACCTTGCGGGCGCTCTTCGACGCCGCCCTCCCCGGCTCGATCGCGGACGACGAGTCCCCATGA
- a CDS encoding V-type ATP synthase subunit F — MPDTPTGGGRTVVLGERELAIGFRLIGLKDVVEVRPDNAVSEFQRVMGDGRFNLVIASQSIRPRLSELQRAHADASLAPLVVFVPTPSGDYEVESLSALAKRVLGVTLAVTN; from the coding sequence GTGCCCGATACGCCGACCGGAGGAGGGCGCACCGTCGTGCTCGGGGAGCGCGAGCTCGCCATCGGATTTCGCCTGATCGGCCTCAAGGACGTGGTCGAGGTCCGTCCCGACAACGCGGTCAGCGAGTTCCAGCGCGTGATGGGCGATGGGCGGTTCAACCTGGTGATCGCGAGCCAGTCGATACGTCCCCGCCTGTCCGAGCTGCAGCGTGCGCACGCGGACGCCTCGCTCGCGCCGCTGGTCGTCTTCGTCCCGACCCCGAGCGGGGACTACGAGGTCGAAAGCCTGAGCGCGCTCGCCAAGCGCGTGCTCGGCGTCACCCTCGCGGTGACGAACTAG